Genomic DNA from Mycolicibacterium helvum:
GTACTCTCGCTAAGAAGGGTGCCTGGGTCTTCTCTGTGGCGTCGAGGAGCACCGTCCAGAAGCTGAGGTCGCCGATCGCACTCTGTGGCAGAGGCAGTCGCGGCCCGGAGTCCGTCCTTGTGCTGAGGGCATACTCGCGCTTGTTCCCCTGCCCAGTGATGACCGAGGTTGACGCTAATTGGCCGTCCGCACCGTCACGGCTGAGGTACTCACCGTTGAAGTCGATAAGCACGAACTGAGCTCGTTGCCGAAAGGTCTGAATCGAACCGTAACGCTCAAACAGCTCATGAAAAAGCTTTGCGAGCGTGTAGGACTTTCCGCTGCCTGTGTTCCCGAAAATCCCAACATGACTCGCGAAGATTGCGTTGATACCAACGGATACGGGCTGGGTCGGCTCCATTGCCAGCGCACCGATAATAATCGCTTCATCGTCGTCGGCAACGAAGGTGTGAATGAGTTCAAACTCGCGTTGCGTCAGGATGAAACACTCATTGTCGAGCAAGGGCAACTCCCTCACGCCCCGCTCAAAACCTTCGTCTTCCAGATACCCGACAAGGCTTACCTCAAGCTGGCGAGATAGCGGGTCAGCCCCTCGCTGATATACGGCCGACACGGACCGATCTTCTTCGACGAATTCACCGTCTACTTTAGCAATGAGTTCGGCGAAGCCTTTCGTGATCTTGACGTAGCTGCCGACTGCAACGTTGCGAACTAAACCGCCTTTGTACAGGAGATGGGAAGTGTTCTTTAATTTGTCCACCGCGATTTTCACGCGGCGGCCATCGACGGACGTGACGCGCCCGACCCGGAACACCGCGTCGCGCTCGAAGTCGACCTCGTCGATCATTGATCGCCCTCCGGCACGGTTGCGCGGATGTTGAGTTCAATACGCTGATCCGGCTGTGGGAGCTTGTCGGCTACAATTGGCGCGAGTGGCGAGTTCCCGATACTGAGTCCACCCGGTTCTCGAGTCGGGTTGGTTTGATCCGTTCTCAGTTGATGCTGCAGGCCACCGGGGTGTGGGTGCACCTGCACGCCGCAGCGTACTCGGCCGGCGTCAAGTACCCCAGGGCCGAGTGGCGGTGTCGGTGGTTGTGCTCGTGCTTGAAGTCGCCGATGACCACGCGGGCCTCGAACAGGGTGTTCCAGTAGTTGCGGTTGAGGCACTCCTTACGCAGTCGGTTGTTGAACGATTCGATGTAGCCGTTGTCCCACGGGCAGCCCGGCGGGATGTACACCATGCCGGTCTTGTTCTTGCAGAACCGTTGCAGCGCTGCCGAAACCATCTCCGGTCCGTTGTCCATGCGCAGCACCTTCGGTGGGCCACCATGGGCGGCGAACACCTCCGTGAGCTCCTCGACCAGGCGTTCGCCGGTGATCGAGCGCTCCACCAGGTTCAGCAGCGACTCGCGGGTGTGTTCGTCAACCATCGAGGCGATCTTGATGGCCTTCCCGTCGATGGTGGAGTCGAACTGGAAGTCGATCGCCCACACCACCTTCGGCGCATCGGCGAGGACCGGCGGTACCGAGGAGACCCCGGCCCGCTTGCGGGGGCTGTGCACCCGCACCTGCAGACCTTCCTCGCGCCACAGGCGGTGGATCTTCTTCTTGTTGACCTCACGGCGCTCGTTGTAGC
This window encodes:
- a CDS encoding IS3 family transposase (programmed frameshift) codes for the protein MAGRKRNSAEDIVRKLRRADELAAEGKTGEEIAAELQVSPATLYNWRRTYGGMDTDAAKELKELREQNSRLKRLLAEAELEKDALREVGEGKILSPAAKRRAVDMLKDTLSMSERLACKAVGLARSTYRRLPLGQTPDDPDADMRAWLRAYATKHPCHGFRRAWAALRYNERREVNKKKIHRLWREEGLQVRVHSPRKRAGVSSVPPVLADAPKVVWAIDFQFDSTIDGKAIKIASMVDEHTRESLLNLVERSITGERLVEELTEVFAAHGGPPKVLRMDNGPEMVSAALQRFCKNKTGMVYIPPGCPWDNGYIESFNNRLRKECLNRNYWNTLFEARVVIGDFKHEHNHRHRHSALGYLTPAEYAAACRCTHTPVACSIN